One genomic segment of Mesoterricola silvestris includes these proteins:
- a CDS encoding patatin-like phospholipase family protein has translation MIKALWLLPALSLFGQCQVPSTCVRLEAEAPRPGTWQAPRWRAPGQRRIALALRGGAAKGLAHIGVLQRFEEEGLPVDAITGTSAGAFVAALAASGFSGSNQVRVFQEMNFSALLDDRRRSMGLTLAEEEDSNANFLNLLVTGKKSDMIPGRARTLRVQKSLYGLLGHAFLTFGEDFDRMRIPIRIVASDLRTGDPWVFRRGSLAEAVQASMTIPGLLAPPEVEGHQLVDGGLVENLPVLISRREFPDMVQVGVDIARKWDGTHVRDLVTLFNRSLDVSMRQSEERSRKAADVLVTPDTAGVDDFDFQGQVKVLVAAGRKAFDEQLAALEQQIHGPEGERIATRNPLEVVPPGSPEIQRLVEASLPPGGALRYRDLYRLLRRLHHHLPLADAWVEIPADPARPAQLHTVFQPPVSRVEIQLPAGLPEAEARLYRERVAVPGLRPGDPFSPEAMDACLAEFPLYAALPHVAYLRFKASTFDPATGLLAFRGEAVRLDGIDVAPAFWEAPFHRFFRDLEGRPLYPGDLLQRIDMARIRFGITGFRTPPDSQPGAASLRVKLLPEREMSVGLSLAPAYGTTWGSHLGLGAEVRNPMGVPIALALEGAINSRQKRAALHLDRELTWLPGLGYTAYAEFARQRYENDLVTAEGPAGVDDLVTRHQSLGFGLWGRFGGDDHGMVRLGVEERRSSFSTSAFDGSRNLERTVQASVEWDDFDFHALPREGTLLRLRGGRSFQVQGDLPAFKFGYARARHMVGLPSLPFSLDFDAEACLGWNTPLPRWYALGGADSLIGSQGASFLMPSAALFRFGAPLTSVSVFGIGVQIAPRLDWGRFAVRPGDLGRGSRIFGKGVVLRSIVQTFHVTLSFGQTERRDAGQQITRKGSEFTLLVGTRPLDLWKQR, from the coding sequence ATGATCAAGGCGCTCTGGCTCCTGCCCGCGCTGTCCCTCTTCGGGCAGTGCCAGGTTCCGTCCACCTGCGTCCGGCTGGAGGCGGAAGCCCCCCGCCCCGGGACCTGGCAGGCCCCCCGGTGGCGGGCCCCGGGCCAGCGGCGCATCGCCCTCGCCCTGCGGGGCGGGGCCGCCAAGGGCCTCGCCCACATCGGCGTCCTCCAGCGCTTCGAGGAGGAGGGCCTCCCCGTGGACGCCATCACCGGCACCAGCGCCGGGGCCTTCGTCGCCGCCCTGGCGGCCTCGGGCTTTTCCGGGAGCAACCAGGTGCGCGTCTTCCAGGAGATGAATTTCAGCGCGCTCCTGGACGACCGGCGCCGGTCCATGGGGCTCACCCTCGCGGAGGAGGAGGACAGCAACGCCAACTTCCTCAACCTGCTGGTCACCGGGAAGAAATCCGACATGATCCCCGGCCGGGCGCGCACCCTGCGCGTGCAGAAGAGCCTCTATGGCCTCCTGGGCCACGCATTCCTCACCTTCGGGGAGGACTTCGACCGCATGCGCATCCCCATCCGCATCGTCGCCTCCGACCTGCGAACGGGGGATCCCTGGGTGTTCCGGCGCGGGTCCCTGGCGGAGGCCGTGCAGGCTTCCATGACCATTCCGGGCCTCCTGGCGCCGCCGGAGGTGGAGGGCCACCAGCTGGTGGACGGGGGCCTGGTGGAGAACCTGCCCGTCCTCATCTCCCGGCGGGAATTCCCGGACATGGTCCAGGTGGGCGTGGACATCGCCCGCAAATGGGACGGCACCCACGTGCGGGACCTGGTGACCCTGTTCAACCGGTCCCTGGACGTCTCCATGCGCCAGAGCGAGGAGCGCAGCAGGAAGGCCGCGGACGTACTCGTCACCCCCGACACCGCGGGCGTCGACGACTTCGATTTCCAGGGCCAGGTGAAGGTCCTGGTGGCCGCGGGCCGGAAGGCCTTCGACGAGCAGTTGGCGGCCCTGGAGCAGCAGATCCATGGCCCCGAGGGCGAGCGCATCGCCACCCGGAACCCCCTGGAAGTGGTCCCACCCGGCTCGCCGGAGATCCAAAGGCTGGTGGAAGCCTCCCTGCCCCCCGGCGGCGCCCTCCGGTACCGGGATCTCTACCGGCTCCTGCGCCGCCTCCACCACCACCTCCCCCTCGCCGACGCCTGGGTCGAGATTCCCGCCGACCCCGCCCGGCCCGCCCAGCTCCACACCGTGTTCCAGCCCCCCGTGAGCCGGGTGGAGATCCAGCTCCCCGCAGGACTCCCCGAAGCGGAGGCCCGCCTGTACCGGGAACGGGTGGCCGTCCCGGGCCTGCGGCCCGGGGATCCCTTCTCCCCGGAGGCCATGGACGCCTGCCTGGCGGAATTCCCGCTGTACGCCGCCCTGCCCCACGTGGCCTACCTCCGGTTCAAGGCCTCCACCTTCGATCCCGCCACGGGCCTCCTCGCCTTCCGGGGGGAGGCGGTGCGCCTGGATGGGATCGACGTCGCGCCCGCGTTCTGGGAAGCCCCCTTCCACCGCTTCTTCCGGGACCTGGAGGGCCGGCCCCTCTACCCGGGGGACCTCCTCCAGCGCATCGACATGGCGAGGATCCGGTTCGGCATCACCGGGTTCAGGACCCCTCCCGATTCCCAGCCCGGCGCCGCCAGCCTCCGGGTCAAGCTCCTGCCCGAACGGGAAATGTCCGTGGGCCTCTCCCTGGCCCCCGCCTACGGCACCACCTGGGGTTCCCACCTGGGGCTCGGGGCGGAGGTGCGCAACCCCATGGGCGTGCCCATCGCCCTGGCGCTGGAGGGCGCGATCAATTCCAGGCAGAAGCGCGCCGCCCTGCACCTGGACCGGGAGCTCACCTGGCTGCCGGGCCTTGGCTACACCGCCTACGCCGAATTCGCCCGCCAGCGCTACGAGAACGATCTCGTCACGGCGGAGGGGCCCGCCGGGGTCGACGACCTCGTGACCCGCCACCAGAGCCTGGGGTTCGGCCTCTGGGGCCGCTTCGGCGGCGACGACCACGGCATGGTGCGCCTGGGCGTGGAGGAGCGCCGGTCCTCCTTCTCCACCTCCGCCTTCGATGGGAGCCGGAACCTGGAGCGCACGGTCCAGGCCTCCGTGGAATGGGACGATTTCGATTTCCACGCCCTGCCGCGGGAAGGGACGCTGCTCCGGCTCCGGGGCGGACGCAGCTTCCAGGTCCAGGGGGACCTCCCGGCCTTCAAGTTCGGGTACGCCCGCGCGCGCCACATGGTGGGCCTGCCCTCCCTGCCCTTCAGCCTCGATTTCGACGCGGAGGCCTGCCTGGGCTGGAACACGCCCCTCCCGCGCTGGTACGCCCTCGGCGGCGCCGATTCCCTCATCGGATCCCAGGGCGCGTCCTTCCTCATGCCCAGCGCGGCCCTCTTCCGGTTCGGGGCTCCCCTCACCTCCGTCAGCGTGTTCGGCATCGGCGTGCAGATCGCGCCGCGGCTGGACTGGGGGCGCTTCGCGGTCCGGCCCGGGGACCTGGGCCGGGGGTCGCGGATCTTCGGCAAGGGCGTGGTGCTGCGCTCCATCGTCCAGACCTTCCACGTGACCCTCTCCTTCGGCCAGACGGAACGCCGGGATGCCGGGCAGCAAATCACCCGCAAGGGAAGCGAATTCACGTTGCTCGTCGGAACCCGCCCCCTGGATTTGTGGAAGCAGCGATAG
- a CDS encoding hybrid sensor histidine kinase/response regulator: protein MTFRSLRALLQRPLQVPPAGEGDVAYWRQRILDLMLAAGVVLGPLVLVPSFLLSLKVRFWTVAAVDVLAYAWVLGAALLAGWSYRARAWGLVALLYLLSLVLLARLGSAGAGMLWLGAIPVLAAILLSPRAALACWGLALATLAGCAVAVRAGVMVNGPMGGGPAEVFETWVVVSVNGLFLSAFIALPIALLLRGLEHTHRAYSREEERFTRVFQLSHEPIAISRRSDNRFLDVNEAWCRVYGWTRAEVLGRTSSELGLWKAEEDRDGLRAELESTGGIAPRATELRRKDGGEVSVLLSAKVLDLSGEGCLLTLSQDLTATRAAEAERRRLEGELQHAQKLESLGSLAGGVAHDMNNILAAIIALGSTLQAQYAGDAALARALETILSAGERGRKLVRGLTDFARKGLEDPRPVDLNEVVRRQIELLHGTTLARVEIATHLDPGLPAVLGEPSSIANALMNLCVNALDAMPQGGALDLRTGVDGEGWVEMAVSDTGQGMAPDVVERAMEPFFTTKAVGKGTGLGLAGVYGTMKAHGGSMEIRSQVGQGTRVTLRFPATAGPGPAGPGTEEAGAEDPGPPLRILLVDDDPIILETLPTVLAFLGHGVTTASRGQEALDRIAAGLDVDLVVLDHNMPGMSGAETLVRIKELRRTLPVILSTGFLEGGVEDLVRDLPGVWLLHKPYAMAALRRKLRAVQEGDGSARIEA from the coding sequence ATGACCTTCCGCTCCCTGCGGGCCCTTCTCCAGAGGCCGCTCCAGGTCCCCCCCGCCGGGGAGGGGGACGTGGCCTATTGGCGGCAGCGGATCCTCGATCTGATGCTGGCGGCGGGCGTGGTGCTGGGGCCCCTGGTGCTGGTGCCCAGCTTCCTGCTGTCCCTGAAGGTGCGGTTCTGGACCGTGGCGGCCGTGGACGTGCTGGCCTACGCCTGGGTCCTGGGGGCGGCGCTCCTGGCGGGGTGGAGCTACCGCGCCCGGGCCTGGGGCCTGGTGGCGCTGCTGTACCTGCTCTCCCTGGTGCTCCTGGCGCGGCTGGGCTCGGCGGGGGCGGGCATGCTCTGGCTGGGGGCCATTCCGGTGCTGGCGGCCATCCTCCTCAGCCCCCGGGCCGCCCTGGCCTGCTGGGGGCTGGCCCTGGCCACCCTGGCCGGGTGCGCCGTGGCGGTGCGGGCGGGGGTCATGGTCAACGGCCCCATGGGCGGCGGCCCCGCGGAGGTCTTCGAGACCTGGGTGGTGGTCTCGGTGAACGGCCTTTTCCTCAGCGCCTTCATCGCCCTGCCCATCGCGCTGCTCCTGCGGGGCCTGGAGCACACCCACCGGGCCTATTCCCGGGAGGAGGAGCGCTTCACCCGGGTCTTCCAGCTCTCCCACGAACCCATCGCCATCAGCCGCCGCTCCGACAACCGCTTCCTGGACGTGAACGAGGCCTGGTGCCGGGTCTACGGCTGGACCCGGGCGGAGGTGCTGGGCCGGACCTCCAGCGAGCTGGGCCTCTGGAAGGCCGAGGAGGACCGGGATGGCCTCCGGGCCGAGCTGGAATCCACGGGCGGCATCGCGCCCCGGGCCACCGAGCTGCGCCGCAAGGACGGTGGAGAGGTGTCGGTGCTCCTCTCCGCCAAGGTGCTGGACCTGTCGGGGGAGGGCTGCCTGTTGACCCTCAGCCAGGATCTCACCGCCACCCGGGCCGCGGAGGCCGAGCGCCGGAGGCTGGAGGGGGAGCTGCAGCACGCCCAGAAGCTGGAGAGCCTGGGCAGCCTCGCCGGCGGCGTGGCCCACGACATGAACAACATCCTGGCCGCCATCATCGCCCTGGGTTCCACCCTCCAGGCCCAGTACGCCGGGGACGCCGCCCTGGCCCGGGCGCTGGAGACCATCCTCAGCGCCGGGGAGCGGGGCCGGAAGCTGGTGCGGGGCCTCACGGACTTCGCCCGCAAGGGGCTGGAGGACCCGCGGCCCGTGGACCTCAACGAGGTGGTGCGCCGGCAGATCGAACTGCTCCACGGCACCACCCTGGCGCGGGTGGAGATCGCCACGCACCTGGACCCGGGCCTGCCGGCGGTGCTGGGGGAGCCCTCCTCCATCGCCAACGCCCTGATGAACCTCTGCGTCAACGCCCTGGACGCCATGCCCCAGGGCGGCGCCCTGGACCTGCGCACCGGCGTGGACGGCGAGGGGTGGGTGGAGATGGCCGTGTCGGACACGGGGCAGGGCATGGCTCCCGACGTGGTGGAGCGGGCCATGGAGCCCTTCTTCACCACCAAGGCCGTGGGCAAGGGCACGGGGCTGGGCCTCGCCGGGGTCTACGGCACCATGAAGGCCCATGGCGGCTCCATGGAGATCCGGAGCCAGGTGGGGCAGGGCACCCGGGTCACCCTGCGCTTCCCGGCCACGGCGGGGCCCGGGCCCGCCGGTCCCGGAACGGAGGAGGCCGGCGCCGAGGACCCGGGCCCGCCCCTGCGGATCCTCCTGGTGGACGACGACCCGATCATCCTGGAAACCCTCCCCACCGTCCTGGCCTTCCTGGGCCACGGCGTCACCACCGCCTCCCGGGGCCAGGAGGCCCTGGACCGCATCGCCGCGGGGCTGGACGTGGACCTGGTGGTCCTGGACCACAACATGCCCGGCATGAGCGGCGCGGAAACCCTGGTGCGCATCAAGGAGCTGCGCAGGACCCTGCCGGTGATCCTCTCCACGGGCTTCCTGGAAGGGGGCGTGGAGGATCTCGTGCGGGACCTGCCCGGCGTGTGGCTCCTGCACAAGCCTTACGCCATGGCCGCCCTGCGCCGGAAGCTCAGGGCCGTGCAGGAGGGTGACGGCTCCGCTAGAATCGAGGCATAG
- a CDS encoding hotdog fold thioesterase has protein sequence MAIWKQPITLDILAAISRKTAVEWVGIEFLEIGPDHLTGRVPVDERTRQPFGILHGGISVVLAETLGSCAAGFAVPEGHSAVGIEINANHLKSVSRGWVTGVARAVHLGRTTQVWSIEMRDDAGDLTCVSRLTLAVLAPRAK, from the coding sequence ATGGCCATCTGGAAGCAGCCCATCACCCTCGACATCCTCGCCGCCATCAGCCGCAAGACCGCCGTGGAATGGGTGGGCATCGAATTCCTGGAGATCGGTCCGGACCACCTCACGGGCCGCGTGCCCGTGGACGAGCGCACCCGCCAGCCCTTCGGCATCCTCCACGGGGGCATCAGCGTGGTGCTGGCCGAGACCCTGGGCTCCTGCGCCGCGGGCTTCGCCGTGCCCGAGGGCCACAGCGCCGTGGGCATCGAGATCAACGCCAACCACCTCAAGAGCGTCTCCCGGGGCTGGGTGACGGGGGTGGCCCGCGCCGTGCACCTGGGCCGCACCACCCAGGTGTGGTCCATCGAGATGCGGGACGACGCGGGGGACCTCACCTGCGTTTCCAGGCTGACCCTCGCCGTGCTGGCGCCCCGGGCGAAGTAG
- a CDS encoding alpha-amylase family protein, with amino-acid sequence MSKLQDLLRILDARVAATEDQVFNYTVPDLWNCFDYQGEELRKTPWGELVVNPYRFYRDAIRRFVEPRMGRVRTWGKPLSRHLDMEPGLEGGDWIRRATVYSMMVRTSTAWDHDRSGGLEDADLYGLRETGTFVKSIALLSLLHKMGVTCVYLLPISRFSLRDKKGELGSPYGVSSFFSLDPGLKDPMTGPDFTVEDEFRAFVEACHVLGMHVMIDLIPRTNSVDSELILEHPDWFYWIRHADLAGYKPPYVPGLGVQIRPRAEFLPVVYQSAEVRQHLAKFVENPGQAQPERWAELQAHLRADPGAAVMDEVQRRFGLTIAPAFSDQINDPQPAWNDVTFFRMYLDHPEASVPHLDREYAPYILFDVIKANLYQGKVRNEPLWELLAGIIPFYQTQFGIDGARIDMGHALPRELVERIIRGARHVDPHFCFIAEEMEIERAAVARELGYNMILGDGFLQEPRVLEFKTHHYMYEARNLPCPVYACGETHDTPRLAAREGGRPLARMLTILNLFMPNGVPFLNSGQEVYELQPMNTGLDCRPNEAYQLDPKDPYYGRLALFDRYALHYLNQGRWELPDQLAWVSAFRRDHIATFTRLENAVPLGFNSPRDPGIAFGFVEDALRGALVQEGGVFVVVANTDVHNPQYLTVHLDALRRASGNAARRGSQLFSTHGLARDVHDFDTHGNLSMSFQPGEVKLLRM; translated from the coding sequence ATGAGCAAACTCCAAGATCTCCTCCGGATCCTCGACGCGCGGGTCGCCGCCACGGAAGACCAGGTGTTCAACTACACCGTGCCCGATCTCTGGAACTGCTTCGACTACCAGGGCGAGGAGCTGCGCAAGACCCCCTGGGGCGAGCTGGTGGTGAACCCCTACAGGTTCTACCGGGACGCCATCCGCCGGTTCGTGGAGCCCCGCATGGGGCGGGTGCGCACCTGGGGCAAGCCCCTCAGCCGCCACCTGGACATGGAGCCCGGCCTGGAGGGCGGCGACTGGATCCGCCGCGCCACGGTGTATTCCATGATGGTGCGCACCTCCACCGCCTGGGACCACGACCGCTCCGGGGGCCTGGAGGACGCCGACCTCTACGGCCTGCGGGAGACCGGCACCTTCGTGAAGTCCATCGCGCTGCTGTCCCTGCTCCACAAGATGGGCGTGACCTGTGTGTACCTCCTGCCCATCTCCCGGTTCTCCCTGCGGGACAAGAAGGGGGAGCTGGGCTCGCCGTACGGCGTCTCCAGCTTCTTCTCCCTGGATCCGGGGCTGAAGGACCCCATGACGGGCCCGGACTTCACGGTGGAGGACGAGTTCCGCGCCTTCGTGGAGGCCTGCCACGTACTGGGCATGCACGTGATGATCGATCTCATCCCCCGCACCAATTCGGTGGATTCCGAGCTGATCCTGGAGCACCCGGACTGGTTCTACTGGATCCGCCACGCCGACCTGGCGGGGTACAAGCCCCCCTACGTGCCCGGCCTGGGGGTGCAGATCCGGCCCAGGGCCGAGTTCCTGCCGGTGGTGTACCAGAGCGCCGAGGTGCGCCAGCACCTGGCGAAGTTCGTGGAGAACCCGGGCCAGGCCCAGCCGGAACGCTGGGCCGAACTCCAGGCCCACCTCCGCGCCGACCCGGGCGCGGCCGTCATGGATGAGGTGCAGCGGCGCTTCGGCCTCACCATCGCGCCGGCCTTCTCGGACCAGATCAACGACCCCCAGCCGGCCTGGAACGACGTCACCTTCTTCCGCATGTACCTGGACCACCCCGAGGCCTCCGTGCCCCACCTGGACCGGGAGTACGCGCCCTACATCCTCTTCGACGTCATCAAGGCCAACCTCTACCAGGGCAAGGTGCGCAACGAACCCCTCTGGGAGCTCCTGGCGGGCATCATCCCCTTCTACCAGACCCAGTTCGGCATCGACGGGGCCCGCATCGACATGGGCCACGCCCTGCCCCGGGAGCTGGTGGAGCGCATCATCCGCGGGGCCCGCCACGTGGATCCGCACTTCTGCTTCATCGCCGAGGAGATGGAGATCGAGCGCGCCGCCGTCGCCCGGGAGCTGGGCTACAACATGATCCTGGGCGACGGCTTCCTCCAGGAGCCCCGGGTCCTGGAGTTCAAGACCCACCACTACATGTACGAGGCCCGGAACCTGCCGTGCCCGGTGTACGCCTGCGGGGAGACCCACGACACCCCCCGGCTGGCGGCCCGGGAAGGGGGGCGGCCCCTGGCCCGCATGCTCACGATCCTCAACCTCTTCATGCCCAACGGCGTGCCCTTCCTCAATTCCGGCCAGGAGGTGTACGAGCTCCAGCCCATGAACACGGGCCTGGACTGCCGCCCCAACGAGGCCTACCAGCTGGATCCCAAGGACCCCTACTACGGCCGCCTCGCCCTGTTCGACCGGTACGCCCTGCACTACCTGAACCAGGGCCGCTGGGAGCTTCCGGACCAGCTGGCCTGGGTGTCGGCGTTCCGCCGGGACCACATCGCCACCTTCACCCGCCTGGAGAACGCGGTGCCCCTGGGCTTCAACTCCCCCCGGGACCCCGGCATCGCCTTCGGGTTCGTGGAGGACGCCCTGCGCGGCGCCCTGGTGCAGGAGGGGGGCGTGTTCGTGGTGGTGGCCAACACCGACGTGCACAACCCCCAGTACCTCACCGTGCACCTGGACGCGCTGCGCCGGGCCTCGGGCAACGCCGCCCGCCGGGGCTCCCAGCTCTTCTCCACCCACGGCCTGGCCCGGGACGTGCACGACTTCGACACCCACGGGAACCTCTCCATGAGCTTCCAGCCCGGGGAGGTCAAGCTTCTCCGGATGTGA
- a CDS encoding (deoxy)nucleoside triphosphate pyrophosphohydrolase, producing MVAAVAERDGRFLLCRRPAHKRHGGLWEFPGGKLEPGESPQDAARRELAEELGVEVLACGEALYAIEDPGSPFVIEFHRVAFAGEPVCLEHAALAWVDVLEMLRLELAPGDRRFAEVLRGEGL from the coding sequence GTGGTGGCCGCCGTGGCGGAACGGGACGGCCGGTTCCTCCTGTGCCGGCGCCCGGCGCACAAGCGCCACGGGGGCCTCTGGGAATTCCCCGGGGGCAAGCTGGAACCGGGCGAGTCGCCCCAGGACGCCGCCCGGCGGGAACTGGCCGAGGAACTGGGCGTGGAGGTGCTCGCCTGCGGGGAGGCGCTGTATGCCATCGAAGATCCCGGCTCCCCCTTCGTCATCGAATTCCACCGGGTGGCATTCGCCGGGGAACCCGTCTGCCTGGAACATGCGGCGCTGGCCTGGGTGGACGTTCTTGAAATGCTCCGGCTGGAGCTGGCGCCAGGGGACCGGCGGTTCGCGGAAGTCCTTCGGGGCGAGGGGTTGTAG
- a CDS encoding DNA recombination protein RmuC, with protein MTETLLAAVLFVLVFVAACQVALLRRGPGDRAMREEFARNREEASAAARQARQELAASLNILVDTLSTQFANLVRTHEQKLEAARQEGAAAAKALREEVGAGLKNANDSVLRVLTGLSEAQKKELDALRASVEGQLDAMRATVDEKLQGTLEKRLGESFRLVSERLEQVYRGLGEMQALAAGVGDLKKVLTNVKTRGTWGEVQLGALLEQVLTPDQYEANVAPKGGAERVEYAVRMPGQGDEVVWLPIDAKFPVEDYQRLTEAQERADPVAAEEAGAQLELRIRQCAKDIADKYLNPPRTTDFGILFLPTEGLFAEVIRRRGLLDQVQSRSRVVVAGPTTLWSILNSLQMGFRTLAIQRRSSDVWNLLGAVKTEWTSYGLVLDKVQKKLQQASSTVDEAARRTRAIGRKLRDVQELPLVEAGEVLSLGTVILDEEEEP; from the coding sequence ATGACCGAGACCCTCCTTGCCGCCGTCCTGTTCGTCCTGGTGTTCGTCGCCGCGTGCCAGGTGGCGCTCCTGCGCCGGGGCCCCGGGGACCGCGCCATGCGGGAGGAGTTCGCCCGGAACCGGGAGGAGGCCTCCGCCGCGGCGCGCCAGGCCCGGCAGGAGCTGGCGGCCTCGCTGAACATCCTGGTGGACACCCTTTCCACCCAGTTCGCCAACCTGGTGCGCACCCACGAGCAGAAGCTGGAGGCCGCGCGCCAGGAGGGCGCGGCCGCCGCCAAGGCCCTCCGGGAGGAGGTGGGCGCCGGGCTCAAGAACGCCAACGATTCCGTGCTGCGCGTCCTCACCGGCCTCAGCGAGGCCCAGAAGAAGGAACTGGACGCCCTCCGGGCGTCCGTGGAGGGGCAGCTGGACGCCATGCGCGCCACCGTGGACGAGAAGCTCCAGGGCACCCTGGAGAAGCGCCTGGGCGAGTCCTTCCGGCTCGTGAGCGAGCGCCTGGAGCAGGTCTACAGGGGCCTGGGGGAGATGCAGGCCCTGGCCGCGGGCGTGGGCGACCTCAAGAAGGTCCTCACCAACGTCAAGACCCGCGGCACCTGGGGAGAGGTCCAGCTGGGCGCGCTCCTGGAGCAGGTGCTCACCCCGGACCAGTACGAGGCCAACGTGGCCCCCAAGGGCGGCGCCGAGCGCGTGGAGTACGCGGTGCGCATGCCGGGCCAGGGCGACGAGGTGGTCTGGCTGCCCATCGACGCCAAGTTCCCCGTGGAGGACTACCAGCGCCTCACCGAGGCCCAGGAGCGCGCGGACCCCGTGGCCGCGGAGGAGGCCGGGGCCCAGCTGGAGCTGCGCATCCGGCAGTGCGCCAAGGACATCGCCGACAAGTACCTGAACCCCCCCCGCACCACCGATTTCGGCATCCTCTTCCTGCCCACGGAGGGGCTCTTCGCCGAGGTCATCCGGCGCCGGGGCCTCCTGGACCAGGTGCAGAGCCGGAGCCGCGTGGTCGTCGCCGGGCCCACCACCCTCTGGTCCATCCTGAACAGCCTGCAGATGGGCTTCCGCACCCTGGCCATCCAGCGCCGCTCCAGCGACGTGTGGAACCTCCTGGGCGCCGTGAAGACGGAATGGACCAGCTACGGCCTGGTGCTGGACAAGGTCCAGAAGAAGCTCCAGCAGGCCTCCAGCACCGTGGACGAGGCCGCGCGCCGCACCCGCGCCATCGGCCGCAAGCTCCGCGACGTCCAGGAACTGCCCCTGGTGGAGGCCGGGGAGGTGCTCAGCCTGGGGACGGTGATCCTGGATGAGGAGGAGGAACCCTGA
- a CDS encoding ABC transporter ATP-binding protein: protein MLRIEDLHGGYGTVDVLQGVSLEVAKGSVVALIGPNGAGKTTAMRLISGLLRPTRGAIVLDGEHVEGRDASRIARLGLAHAPEGRKIFGPLSTEDNLLLGAYSRLPRFFGYRRRAARDLEEAYERFPRLKERRRQQAGTLSGGEQQMLAIARALMARPKVLLLDEPSMGLAPVIIQEVYAAIRRLKAEGTTLLLVEQFAVTALEVADYAYVLERGRVAVAGTREDLGRNERVVEAYLG from the coding sequence ATGCTCCGCATCGAGGACCTCCACGGAGGCTACGGCACGGTGGATGTGCTCCAGGGCGTCTCCCTGGAGGTGGCCAAGGGCTCCGTGGTCGCCCTCATCGGGCCCAACGGCGCCGGCAAGACCACCGCCATGCGGCTGATCTCGGGCCTCCTGCGCCCCACCCGGGGCGCCATCGTCCTGGACGGGGAGCACGTGGAGGGACGGGATGCCTCCCGCATCGCGCGCCTGGGCCTGGCCCACGCCCCGGAAGGCCGGAAGATCTTCGGGCCGCTGTCCACGGAGGACAACCTGCTCCTGGGCGCCTATTCGCGCCTGCCGCGGTTCTTCGGGTACCGGCGCCGGGCCGCGCGGGACCTGGAGGAGGCCTACGAGCGCTTCCCCCGCCTCAAGGAACGCCGGCGCCAGCAGGCCGGAACCCTCTCCGGCGGCGAACAGCAGATGCTGGCGATCGCCCGGGCCCTCATGGCCCGCCCCAAGGTGCTGCTTCTGGATGAACCCAGCATGGGCCTGGCCCCCGTGATCATCCAGGAGGTCTACGCCGCCATCCGCCGGCTCAAGGCCGAAGGCACCACGCTCCTGCTGGTGGAGCAGTTCGCCGTGACCGCCCTGGAGGTGGCCGACTACGCCTACGTCCTGGAGCGGGGCCGGGTCGCGGTGGCGGGAACCCGGGAGGACCTGGGGCGCAACGAGCGCGTCGTGGAGGCGTACCTCGGGTAG